In the Syngnathus scovelli strain Florida chromosome 8, RoL_Ssco_1.2, whole genome shotgun sequence genome, one interval contains:
- the adarb1b gene encoding double-stranded RNA-specific editase 1 isoform X3 encodes MWTTEMIGAEVTRLRNTTAIGAVAPRPLSGQDKPVAMDMDEEENMSSSSTDVKENRNLDNVSCKEGVGVAEQLPNGSGPGGRKRPLEEGNNGHAHSKFRAKKRKKTPGPILPKNALMQLNEIKPGLQYKLLSQTGPVHAPVFVMTVEVNGQTFEGMGPTKKKAKLNAAEKALRSFVQFPNASEAHLAMGRTLTVNTDFTSDQADFPDMLFNGFETPAVPDEPFFVASNGSGGGSGGGALNSLGEYPLPTPPGSNLAQAPLPPPSAFGSPASGKNPVMILNELRPGLKYDFVSESGESHAKNFVMSVTVDAQTFEGSGRNKKLAKARAAQAALSALFNMQLDQTPSRQPIPREGLQLHLPQVLADAVSRLVVDKFSELTDNFTSPHARRKVLAGVVMTTGTDVKEAQVICVSTGTKCINGEYMSDRGLALNDCHAEIIARRSLIRYLYIQLEFFLSTKEEHHKSIFVQCDKGGYKLKDNIQFHLYISTSPCGDARIFSPHEAGVEDQGDRHPNRKARGQLRTKIESGEGTIPVRSSNTIQTWDGVLQGERLLTMSCSDKIARWNVVGIQGSLMSYFTEPIYFSSIILGSLYHADHLSRAMYQRIADIEDLPQQFTLNRPLLSGISNAEARQPGKAPNFSVNWTVGDQGLEVINATTGKDDMGRASRLCKHALYSRWVRLHSKLSAVLRIKVLKPASYHDAKQAAAEYHSAKQALIKAFHKAGLGAWVKKPSEQDQFTLAS; translated from the exons ATGTGGACGACAGAAATGATCGGAGCTGAAGTAACAAGGCTCCGAAACACCACTGCTATAG GTGCTGTGGCGCCCAGGCCGCTCTCAGGTCAGGACAAACCCGTCGCCATGGATATGGATGAGGAGGAGAATATGA GTTCGAGCAGCACTGACGTTAAGGAAAACCGAAACCTGGACAACGTGTCCTGCAAAGAGGGGGTGGGTGTGGCCGAGCAGCTCCCCAATGGAAGCGGGCCGGGCGGTCgaaagcgccccctggaggagggaaacaaTGGCCACGCTCACTCCAAGTTCCGGGCCAAGAAACGCAAGAAAACGCCCGGGCCCATCCTGCCCAAGAACGCCCTGATGCAGCTCAATGAAATCAAACCGGGTCTTCAGTACAAACTGCTGTCCCAAACGGGACCGGTCCACGCGCCGGTTTTTGTCATGACGGTGGAGGTCAACGGACAGACCTTTGAGGGCATGGGGCCCACCAAGAAGAAGGCCAAGCTCAACGCGGCCGAGAAAGCGCTGCGCTCCTTCGTCCAGTTCCCCAACGCCTCCGAGGCGCACCTGGCCATGGGCCGAACGCTGACCGTCAACACGGACTTCACTTCCGACCAAGCCGATTTCCCGGACATGCTCTTCAACGGCTTTGAGACGCCGGCCGTACCCGACGAGCCCTTCTTTGTGGCTTCCAACggtagcggcggcggcagcggcggcggcgctttGAACTCGCTCGGGGAGTACCCGCTGCCCACGCCGCCTGGCAGCAACCTTGCCCAGGCGCCGCTGCCCCCTCCCTCGGCCTTTGGCTCCCCCGCCAGCGGCAAAAACCCCGTCATGATTCTCAATGAACTCAGGCCGGGCCTGAAATATGACTTTGTGTCCGAGAGCGGCGAGAGTCACGCCAAGAATTTTGTCATGTCGGTGACGGTGGACGCGCAGACGTTCGAAGGCTCGGGACGCAACAAGAAGCTAGCCAAGGCCCGGGCGGCGCAGGCCGCTCTCTCGGCGCTCTTCAACATGCAACTGGACCAGACGCCGTCCAGGCAGCCCATCCCCAGGGAGGGACTGCAGCTTCACCTGCCGCAG GTTCTCGCCGACGCCGTCTCTCGACTGGTGGTGGATAAGTTCAGCGAGCTCACAGACAACTTCACTTCCCCGCACGCGCGGCGGAAAGTCTTGGCTGGCGTCGTCATGACAACAG GAACGGACGTGAAAGAGGCGCAGGTCATTTGCGTTTCCACGGGCACCAAATGCATCAACGGTGAGTACATGAGTGACCGTGGCCTGGCCCTCAACGACTGCCACGCTGAGATCATCGCCCGACGCTCGCTTATCAGATACCTCTACATTCAGCTGGAGTTCTTCCTCAG CACCAAGGAAGAGCATCACAAGTCGATATTCGTGCAGTGTGACAAAGGAGGCTACAAGCTTAAGGACAATATTCAGTTCCACCTCTACATCAGCACCTCGCCGTGCGGAGACGCCAGGATCTTCTCCCCGCACGAGGCCGGCGTGGAAG ACCAAGGAGACAGACACCCCAATCGGAAAGCAAGAGGTCAGCTTCGGACCAAGATCGAGTCGGGCGAGGGCACCATACCCGTGAGGTCCAGTAACACCATCCAAACGTGGGACGGCGTCCTCCAGGGAGAGCGGCTTCTCACCATGTCCTGCAGCGACAAGATTGCCAG GTGGAACGTGGTGGGCATCCAGGGCTCCCTGATGAGCTACTTCACAGAGCCCATCTACTTCTCCAGCATCATCCTGGGGAGCCTCTACCACGCCGACCACCTCTCCCGAGCTATGTACCAGCGCATCGCCGATATCGAGGACCTCCCCCAGCAGTTCACGCTCAACAGACCTCTTCTCAGCG GGATAAGCAACGCCGAGGCCAGGCAGCCGGGCAAAGCGCCTAACTTCAGCGTCAACTGGACGGTGGGCGACCAAGGCCTGGAGGTGATCAACGCCACCACGGGCAAGGACGACATGGGCCGGGCCTCGCGCCTCTGCAAGCACGCCCTCTACAGCCGCTGGGTGCGCCTGCACTCCAAG CTGTCCGCCGTGTTACGGATCAAGGTGCTCAAACCGGCCTCGTACCACGACGCCAAGCAGGCGGCGGCCGAGTACCACTCGGCCAAGCAGGCGCTCATCAAGGCTTTCCACAAGGCCGGCTTGGGGGCTTGGGTCAAAAAGCCCAGCGAGCAGGACCAGTTCACTCTGGCTTCCTGA
- the LOC125974049 gene encoding TRAF3-interacting protein 1-like isoform X2, with translation MATTNSQIIKKTQSTLGKVIKKPALTEKLLSKPPFRYLHDIFSEIIRTTGFMKGLYKDNELKSECFKDKEMKMAFLQKAIDVVVLVTGEPLAVRPAHIVAGHEPEKTNEFLQTIAKCCLNKMSSKEAVRRVLAGERLDVRTKESALKSQDKDVAEGRQEKKTTTEQSESRVEEEPEPHGEPERQRRDGEREHRNAKEHRRREQELAKDAEQEDKSRHKDNAQSNEKDKGQGNKTKEKEKVKSAESERHKAASRTESPTRTSSAKGQKRKNKFGDESDGEGGGVSKEAPIQCKDAEHGPSPPNNESGDVAGSSLSPGVASSNSRATPRPSSARPAPPRVKTQESFVEGLPPERLSSAKSSVIREGKKLSDDEDEEDEQFLVAEAAPESVDALEKDCAQDLSSEAKHGGLVKKILETKKDYEPSASCNKSKEKLMSEEARRKEEDLVTREVERLRASIQSVCQSALPLGKIMDYVQEDIDAMQAELQSWRKENKEHAQALLQENKVTEQAVEPLKAELGELDQQMKDYQDKICAVRSNILTNEENIQKKLVAIISSRS, from the exons ATGGCCACCACaaacagccaaataatcaaaaaGACACAAAGCACACTGGGCAAAGTGATCAAGAAACCGGCTCTCACTGAGAAACTGCTGAGCAAACCGCCGTTTCGGTACCTGCACGACATCTTCTCTGAG ATCATCAGGACCACTGGCTTTATGAAAGGCTTGTACAAAGACAATGAATTGAAGTCAGAATGTTTCAAG GACAAGGAGATGAAGATGGCGTTCCTCCAGAAAGCCATCGATGTTGTGGTGCTGGTCACTGGAGAACCCCTTGCGGTCAGACCGGCGCATATTGTCGCCGGTCATGAGCCCGAGAAGACCAACGAGTTCCTGCAGACCATTGCCAAGTGCTGCCTCAACAAG ATGTCCAGTAAGGAGGCCGTGAGGAGAGTTCTTGCAGGAGAGCGGTTGGACGTGAGGACCAAGGAGAGCGCGCTCAAATCCCAAGACAAGGACGTTGCCGAGGGGCGCCAGGAGAAGAAGACGACGACGGAGCAGAGCGAGAGCAGGGTCGAGGAGGAGCCGGAGCCGCACGGAGAACCGGAGAGACAGCGGCGAGACGGTGAGAGGGAACACCGCAACGCCAAGGAGCACAGGCGGCGGGAACAGGAGCTCGCGAAAGATGCCGAGCAGGAAGACAAGAGTCGCCATAAAGACAATGCGCAAAGCAACGAGAAAGACAAAGGTCAAGGCAACAAgacaaaagagaaagaaaaagtcAAAAGCGCAGAGAGCGAGCGACACAAAGCGGCGTCACGCACGGAGAGTCCGACCAGAACAAGTTCTGCCAAAgggcaaaaaaggaaaaacaagtttGGAG ACGAATCGGACGGTGAAGGCGGCG GTGTCTCTAAAGAAGCGCCCATCCAATGCAAAGACGCCGAACACGGTCCGAGTCCTCCTAACAATGAAAGCGGAGATGTTGCAGGCTCCTCACTTTCGCCTGGCGTGGCCTCCAG CAACAGCCGAGCGACGCCGCGGCCCAGCAGCGCTCGGCCGGCTCCTCCTCGAGTCAAGACACAGGAGAGCTTTGTCGAAGGGCTTCCACCCGAGAG GCTCTCCAGTGCCAAGTCGTCAGTCATCAGAGAAGGGAAGAAGTTGtctgatgatgaggatgaggaagatgagCAGTTTCTGGTGGCGGAGGCAGCCCCTGAATCTGTAGATGCTCTAGAGAAG GACTGTGCACAAGACCTCAGCAGTGAAGCAAAACACG GAGGACTGGTGAAGAAGATCCTCGAAACCAAAAAAGACTACGAACCCTCGGCGTCCTGCAATAAATCCAAAGAG AAGCTGATGTCCGAGGAAGCCCGCCGGAAAGAGGAGGACCTGGTGACACGGGAGGTGGAACGTCTACGTGCTTccatccagtcggtgtgtcagaGCGCGCTGCCGCTGGGCAAGATCATGGACTACGTGCAGGAGGACATCGACGCCATGCAAGCCGAGCTGCAAAGCTGGCGCAAGGAGAACAAGGAGCACGCGCAGGCTCTGCTGCAGGAGAACAA AGTGACGGAGCAGGCGGTGGAACCTCTCAAGGCCGAACTGGGCGAGCTGGACCAGCAGATGAAAGATTACCAGGACAAGATTTGTGCCGTCAGGTCCAACATTCTGACCAACGAGGAGAACATCCAGAAGAAGTTGGTGGCCATTATCTCTTCCAGatcctga
- the adarb1b gene encoding double-stranded RNA-specific editase 1 isoform X2, producing MDMDEEENMSSSSTDVKENRNLDNVSCKEGVGVAEQLPNGSGPGGRKRPLEEGNNGHAHSKFRAKKRKKTPGPILPKNALMQLNEIKPGLQYKLLSQTGPVHAPVFVMTVEVNGQTFEGMGPTKKKAKLNAAEKALRSFVQFPNASEAHLAMGRTLTVNTDFTSDQADFPDMLFNGFETPAVPDEPFFVASNGSGGGSGGGALNSLGEYPLPTPPGSNLAQAPLPPPSAFGSPASGKNPVMILNELRPGLKYDFVSESGESHAKNFVMSVTVDAQTFEGSGRNKKLAKARAAQAALSALFNMQLDQTPSRQPIPREGLQLHLPQVLADAVSRLVVDKFSELTDNFTSPHARRKVLAGVVMTTGTDVKEAQVICVSTGTKCINGEYMSDRGLALNDCHAEIIARRSLIRYLYIQLEFFLSSTKEEHHKSIFVQCDKGGYKLKDNIQFHLYISTSPCGDARIFSPHEAGVEDQGDRHPNRKARGQLRTKIESGEGTIPVRSSNTIQTWDGVLQGERLLTMSCSDKIARWNVVGIQGSLMSYFTEPIYFSSIILGSLYHADHLSRAMYQRIADIEDLPQQFTLNRPLLSGISNAEARQPGKAPNFSVNWTVGDQGLEVINATTGKDDMGRASRLCKHALYSRWVRLHSKLSAVLRIKVLKPASYHDAKQAAAEYHSAKQALIKAFHKAGLGAWVKKPSEQDQFTLAS from the exons ATGGATATGGATGAGGAGGAGAATATGA GTTCGAGCAGCACTGACGTTAAGGAAAACCGAAACCTGGACAACGTGTCCTGCAAAGAGGGGGTGGGTGTGGCCGAGCAGCTCCCCAATGGAAGCGGGCCGGGCGGTCgaaagcgccccctggaggagggaaacaaTGGCCACGCTCACTCCAAGTTCCGGGCCAAGAAACGCAAGAAAACGCCCGGGCCCATCCTGCCCAAGAACGCCCTGATGCAGCTCAATGAAATCAAACCGGGTCTTCAGTACAAACTGCTGTCCCAAACGGGACCGGTCCACGCGCCGGTTTTTGTCATGACGGTGGAGGTCAACGGACAGACCTTTGAGGGCATGGGGCCCACCAAGAAGAAGGCCAAGCTCAACGCGGCCGAGAAAGCGCTGCGCTCCTTCGTCCAGTTCCCCAACGCCTCCGAGGCGCACCTGGCCATGGGCCGAACGCTGACCGTCAACACGGACTTCACTTCCGACCAAGCCGATTTCCCGGACATGCTCTTCAACGGCTTTGAGACGCCGGCCGTACCCGACGAGCCCTTCTTTGTGGCTTCCAACggtagcggcggcggcagcggcggcggcgctttGAACTCGCTCGGGGAGTACCCGCTGCCCACGCCGCCTGGCAGCAACCTTGCCCAGGCGCCGCTGCCCCCTCCCTCGGCCTTTGGCTCCCCCGCCAGCGGCAAAAACCCCGTCATGATTCTCAATGAACTCAGGCCGGGCCTGAAATATGACTTTGTGTCCGAGAGCGGCGAGAGTCACGCCAAGAATTTTGTCATGTCGGTGACGGTGGACGCGCAGACGTTCGAAGGCTCGGGACGCAACAAGAAGCTAGCCAAGGCCCGGGCGGCGCAGGCCGCTCTCTCGGCGCTCTTCAACATGCAACTGGACCAGACGCCGTCCAGGCAGCCCATCCCCAGGGAGGGACTGCAGCTTCACCTGCCGCAG GTTCTCGCCGACGCCGTCTCTCGACTGGTGGTGGATAAGTTCAGCGAGCTCACAGACAACTTCACTTCCCCGCACGCGCGGCGGAAAGTCTTGGCTGGCGTCGTCATGACAACAG GAACGGACGTGAAAGAGGCGCAGGTCATTTGCGTTTCCACGGGCACCAAATGCATCAACGGTGAGTACATGAGTGACCGTGGCCTGGCCCTCAACGACTGCCACGCTGAGATCATCGCCCGACGCTCGCTTATCAGATACCTCTACATTCAGCTGGAGTTCTTCCTCAG CAGCACCAAGGAAGAGCATCACAAGTCGATATTCGTGCAGTGTGACAAAGGAGGCTACAAGCTTAAGGACAATATTCAGTTCCACCTCTACATCAGCACCTCGCCGTGCGGAGACGCCAGGATCTTCTCCCCGCACGAGGCCGGCGTGGAAG ACCAAGGAGACAGACACCCCAATCGGAAAGCAAGAGGTCAGCTTCGGACCAAGATCGAGTCGGGCGAGGGCACCATACCCGTGAGGTCCAGTAACACCATCCAAACGTGGGACGGCGTCCTCCAGGGAGAGCGGCTTCTCACCATGTCCTGCAGCGACAAGATTGCCAG GTGGAACGTGGTGGGCATCCAGGGCTCCCTGATGAGCTACTTCACAGAGCCCATCTACTTCTCCAGCATCATCCTGGGGAGCCTCTACCACGCCGACCACCTCTCCCGAGCTATGTACCAGCGCATCGCCGATATCGAGGACCTCCCCCAGCAGTTCACGCTCAACAGACCTCTTCTCAGCG GGATAAGCAACGCCGAGGCCAGGCAGCCGGGCAAAGCGCCTAACTTCAGCGTCAACTGGACGGTGGGCGACCAAGGCCTGGAGGTGATCAACGCCACCACGGGCAAGGACGACATGGGCCGGGCCTCGCGCCTCTGCAAGCACGCCCTCTACAGCCGCTGGGTGCGCCTGCACTCCAAG CTGTCCGCCGTGTTACGGATCAAGGTGCTCAAACCGGCCTCGTACCACGACGCCAAGCAGGCGGCGGCCGAGTACCACTCGGCCAAGCAGGCGCTCATCAAGGCTTTCCACAAGGCCGGCTTGGGGGCTTGGGTCAAAAAGCCCAGCGAGCAGGACCAGTTCACTCTGGCTTCCTGA
- the LOC125974049 gene encoding TRAF3-interacting protein 1-like isoform X1 → MATTNSQIIKKTQSTLGKVIKKPALTEKLLSKPPFRYLHDIFSEIIRTTGFMKGLYKDNELKSECFKDKEMKMAFLQKAIDVVVLVTGEPLAVRPAHIVAGHEPEKTNEFLQTIAKCCLNKMSSKEAVRRVLAGERLDVRTKESALKSQDKDVAEGRQEKKTTTEQSESRVEEEPEPHGEPERQRRDGEREHRNAKEHRRREQELAKDAEQEDKSRHKDNAQSNEKDKGQGNKTKEKEKVKSAESERHKAASRTESPTRTSSAKGQKRKNKFGDESDGEGGGVSKEAPIQCKDAEHGPSPPNNESGDVAGSSLSPGVASSNSRATPRPSSARPAPPRVKTQESFVEGLPPERLSSAKSSVIREGKKLSDDEDEEDEQFLVAEAAPESVDALEKDCAQDLSSEAKHGGLVKKILETKKDYEPSASCNKSKEKLMSEEARRKEEDLVTREVERLRASIQSVCQSALPLGKIMDYVQEDIDAMQAELQSWRKENKEHAQALLQENKSVHAASGATLATLANACVIPQSDGAGGGTSQGRTGRAGPADERLPGQDLCRQVQHSDQRGEHPEEVGGHYLFQILKERKTRGPWEYKVLVSPAGQILL, encoded by the exons ATGGCCACCACaaacagccaaataatcaaaaaGACACAAAGCACACTGGGCAAAGTGATCAAGAAACCGGCTCTCACTGAGAAACTGCTGAGCAAACCGCCGTTTCGGTACCTGCACGACATCTTCTCTGAG ATCATCAGGACCACTGGCTTTATGAAAGGCTTGTACAAAGACAATGAATTGAAGTCAGAATGTTTCAAG GACAAGGAGATGAAGATGGCGTTCCTCCAGAAAGCCATCGATGTTGTGGTGCTGGTCACTGGAGAACCCCTTGCGGTCAGACCGGCGCATATTGTCGCCGGTCATGAGCCCGAGAAGACCAACGAGTTCCTGCAGACCATTGCCAAGTGCTGCCTCAACAAG ATGTCCAGTAAGGAGGCCGTGAGGAGAGTTCTTGCAGGAGAGCGGTTGGACGTGAGGACCAAGGAGAGCGCGCTCAAATCCCAAGACAAGGACGTTGCCGAGGGGCGCCAGGAGAAGAAGACGACGACGGAGCAGAGCGAGAGCAGGGTCGAGGAGGAGCCGGAGCCGCACGGAGAACCGGAGAGACAGCGGCGAGACGGTGAGAGGGAACACCGCAACGCCAAGGAGCACAGGCGGCGGGAACAGGAGCTCGCGAAAGATGCCGAGCAGGAAGACAAGAGTCGCCATAAAGACAATGCGCAAAGCAACGAGAAAGACAAAGGTCAAGGCAACAAgacaaaagagaaagaaaaagtcAAAAGCGCAGAGAGCGAGCGACACAAAGCGGCGTCACGCACGGAGAGTCCGACCAGAACAAGTTCTGCCAAAgggcaaaaaaggaaaaacaagtttGGAG ACGAATCGGACGGTGAAGGCGGCG GTGTCTCTAAAGAAGCGCCCATCCAATGCAAAGACGCCGAACACGGTCCGAGTCCTCCTAACAATGAAAGCGGAGATGTTGCAGGCTCCTCACTTTCGCCTGGCGTGGCCTCCAG CAACAGCCGAGCGACGCCGCGGCCCAGCAGCGCTCGGCCGGCTCCTCCTCGAGTCAAGACACAGGAGAGCTTTGTCGAAGGGCTTCCACCCGAGAG GCTCTCCAGTGCCAAGTCGTCAGTCATCAGAGAAGGGAAGAAGTTGtctgatgatgaggatgaggaagatgagCAGTTTCTGGTGGCGGAGGCAGCCCCTGAATCTGTAGATGCTCTAGAGAAG GACTGTGCACAAGACCTCAGCAGTGAAGCAAAACACG GAGGACTGGTGAAGAAGATCCTCGAAACCAAAAAAGACTACGAACCCTCGGCGTCCTGCAATAAATCCAAAGAG AAGCTGATGTCCGAGGAAGCCCGCCGGAAAGAGGAGGACCTGGTGACACGGGAGGTGGAACGTCTACGTGCTTccatccagtcggtgtgtcagaGCGCGCTGCCGCTGGGCAAGATCATGGACTACGTGCAGGAGGACATCGACGCCATGCAAGCCGAGCTGCAAAGCTGGCGCAAGGAGAACAAGGAGCACGCGCAGGCTCTGCTGCAGGAGAACAAGTCGGTACATGCGGCGAGTGGCGCCACTTTAGCGACGTTAGCGAATGCGTGTGTGATCCCGCAGAGTGACGGAGCAGGCGGTGGAACCTCTCAAGGCCGAACTGGGCGAGCTGGACCAGCAGATGAAAGATTACCAGGACAAGATTTGTGCCGTCAGGTCCAACATTCTGACCAACGAGGAGAACATCCAGAAGAAGTTGGTGGCCATTATCTCTTCCAGatcctgaaagaaagaaaaacgcgGGGGCCTTGGGAGTACAAAGTTCTGGTTTCTCCGGCTGGCCAGATTTTGCTTTAA
- the adarb1b gene encoding double-stranded RNA-specific editase 1 isoform X1, which translates to MMNDVKKLCCLPRVNWGKGEKKNSNCSKYWSCRSNRFPKMWTTEMIGAEVTRLRNTTAIGAVAPRPLSGQDKPVAMDMDEEENMSSSSTDVKENRNLDNVSCKEGVGVAEQLPNGSGPGGRKRPLEEGNNGHAHSKFRAKKRKKTPGPILPKNALMQLNEIKPGLQYKLLSQTGPVHAPVFVMTVEVNGQTFEGMGPTKKKAKLNAAEKALRSFVQFPNASEAHLAMGRTLTVNTDFTSDQADFPDMLFNGFETPAVPDEPFFVASNGSGGGSGGGALNSLGEYPLPTPPGSNLAQAPLPPPSAFGSPASGKNPVMILNELRPGLKYDFVSESGESHAKNFVMSVTVDAQTFEGSGRNKKLAKARAAQAALSALFNMQLDQTPSRQPIPREGLQLHLPQVLADAVSRLVVDKFSELTDNFTSPHARRKVLAGVVMTTGTDVKEAQVICVSTGTKCINGEYMSDRGLALNDCHAEIIARRSLIRYLYIQLEFFLSSTKEEHHKSIFVQCDKGGYKLKDNIQFHLYISTSPCGDARIFSPHEAGVEDQGDRHPNRKARGQLRTKIESGEGTIPVRSSNTIQTWDGVLQGERLLTMSCSDKIARWNVVGIQGSLMSYFTEPIYFSSIILGSLYHADHLSRAMYQRIADIEDLPQQFTLNRPLLSGISNAEARQPGKAPNFSVNWTVGDQGLEVINATTGKDDMGRASRLCKHALYSRWVRLHSKLSAVLRIKVLKPASYHDAKQAAAEYHSAKQALIKAFHKAGLGAWVKKPSEQDQFTLAS; encoded by the exons ATGATGAATGATGTCAAAAAGCTTTGTTGTCTACCACGTGTCAATTggggaaaaggggaaaaaaagaactcGAATTGTTCTAAATACTGGAGCTGCAGAAGTAATCGCTTCCCAAAGATGTGGACGACAGAAATGATCGGAGCTGAAGTAACAAGGCTCCGAAACACCACTGCTATAG GTGCTGTGGCGCCCAGGCCGCTCTCAGGTCAGGACAAACCCGTCGCCATGGATATGGATGAGGAGGAGAATATGA GTTCGAGCAGCACTGACGTTAAGGAAAACCGAAACCTGGACAACGTGTCCTGCAAAGAGGGGGTGGGTGTGGCCGAGCAGCTCCCCAATGGAAGCGGGCCGGGCGGTCgaaagcgccccctggaggagggaaacaaTGGCCACGCTCACTCCAAGTTCCGGGCCAAGAAACGCAAGAAAACGCCCGGGCCCATCCTGCCCAAGAACGCCCTGATGCAGCTCAATGAAATCAAACCGGGTCTTCAGTACAAACTGCTGTCCCAAACGGGACCGGTCCACGCGCCGGTTTTTGTCATGACGGTGGAGGTCAACGGACAGACCTTTGAGGGCATGGGGCCCACCAAGAAGAAGGCCAAGCTCAACGCGGCCGAGAAAGCGCTGCGCTCCTTCGTCCAGTTCCCCAACGCCTCCGAGGCGCACCTGGCCATGGGCCGAACGCTGACCGTCAACACGGACTTCACTTCCGACCAAGCCGATTTCCCGGACATGCTCTTCAACGGCTTTGAGACGCCGGCCGTACCCGACGAGCCCTTCTTTGTGGCTTCCAACggtagcggcggcggcagcggcggcggcgctttGAACTCGCTCGGGGAGTACCCGCTGCCCACGCCGCCTGGCAGCAACCTTGCCCAGGCGCCGCTGCCCCCTCCCTCGGCCTTTGGCTCCCCCGCCAGCGGCAAAAACCCCGTCATGATTCTCAATGAACTCAGGCCGGGCCTGAAATATGACTTTGTGTCCGAGAGCGGCGAGAGTCACGCCAAGAATTTTGTCATGTCGGTGACGGTGGACGCGCAGACGTTCGAAGGCTCGGGACGCAACAAGAAGCTAGCCAAGGCCCGGGCGGCGCAGGCCGCTCTCTCGGCGCTCTTCAACATGCAACTGGACCAGACGCCGTCCAGGCAGCCCATCCCCAGGGAGGGACTGCAGCTTCACCTGCCGCAG GTTCTCGCCGACGCCGTCTCTCGACTGGTGGTGGATAAGTTCAGCGAGCTCACAGACAACTTCACTTCCCCGCACGCGCGGCGGAAAGTCTTGGCTGGCGTCGTCATGACAACAG GAACGGACGTGAAAGAGGCGCAGGTCATTTGCGTTTCCACGGGCACCAAATGCATCAACGGTGAGTACATGAGTGACCGTGGCCTGGCCCTCAACGACTGCCACGCTGAGATCATCGCCCGACGCTCGCTTATCAGATACCTCTACATTCAGCTGGAGTTCTTCCTCAG CAGCACCAAGGAAGAGCATCACAAGTCGATATTCGTGCAGTGTGACAAAGGAGGCTACAAGCTTAAGGACAATATTCAGTTCCACCTCTACATCAGCACCTCGCCGTGCGGAGACGCCAGGATCTTCTCCCCGCACGAGGCCGGCGTGGAAG ACCAAGGAGACAGACACCCCAATCGGAAAGCAAGAGGTCAGCTTCGGACCAAGATCGAGTCGGGCGAGGGCACCATACCCGTGAGGTCCAGTAACACCATCCAAACGTGGGACGGCGTCCTCCAGGGAGAGCGGCTTCTCACCATGTCCTGCAGCGACAAGATTGCCAG GTGGAACGTGGTGGGCATCCAGGGCTCCCTGATGAGCTACTTCACAGAGCCCATCTACTTCTCCAGCATCATCCTGGGGAGCCTCTACCACGCCGACCACCTCTCCCGAGCTATGTACCAGCGCATCGCCGATATCGAGGACCTCCCCCAGCAGTTCACGCTCAACAGACCTCTTCTCAGCG GGATAAGCAACGCCGAGGCCAGGCAGCCGGGCAAAGCGCCTAACTTCAGCGTCAACTGGACGGTGGGCGACCAAGGCCTGGAGGTGATCAACGCCACCACGGGCAAGGACGACATGGGCCGGGCCTCGCGCCTCTGCAAGCACGCCCTCTACAGCCGCTGGGTGCGCCTGCACTCCAAG CTGTCCGCCGTGTTACGGATCAAGGTGCTCAAACCGGCCTCGTACCACGACGCCAAGCAGGCGGCGGCCGAGTACCACTCGGCCAAGCAGGCGCTCATCAAGGCTTTCCACAAGGCCGGCTTGGGGGCTTGGGTCAAAAAGCCCAGCGAGCAGGACCAGTTCACTCTGGCTTCCTGA